The proteins below come from a single Portunus trituberculatus isolate SZX2019 chromosome 2, ASM1759143v1, whole genome shotgun sequence genomic window:
- the LOC123501603 gene encoding putative uncharacterized protein YHR217C, translated as MSIHPHHHTHTHTTAHVNTPTPPHPHPHHRSCQYTHTTTAHVNTPTPPHPHHRSCQYTHTTTPTPPLMSIHPHHRSCQYTHHTTPPLMSIHPHHHTHTTAHVNTPTPPHHHTTAHVNTPQSNDKPCGVCRTGENRS; from the coding sequence ATGTCaatacacccacaccaccacacccacacccacaccaccgcTCATGTCaatacacccacaccaccacacccacacccacaccaccgcTCATGTCaatacacccacaccaccaccgctcatGTCaatacacccacaccaccacacccacaccaccgcTCATGTCaatacacccacaccaccacacccacaccaccgcTCATGTCAATACACCCACACCACCGCTCATGTCAatacacccaccacaccacaccaccgctcATGTCaatacacccacaccaccacacccacaccaccgcTCATGTCaatacacccacaccaccacaccaccacaccaccgctcaTGTCAATACACCCCAGAGCAATGACAAGCCGTGCGGTGTGTGCCGGACCGGTGAAAATCGTTCGTGA